Below is a window of Clostridiales bacterium DNA.
CGACTTTGAATCCCTGTACGAAACGCTGAGCCGCCGCTACGCGCACGCCGCGAAGGAGGTGCGGGAAGGAACGGAGGACGGGAAGTTTACCGACCTGCCGGACCTGATCCTGATCGACGGCGGCCCGCAGCAGCTGCGGTTTGCACGGCAGGCCATCCTGGACCAGGGACTGGAGCCGCCGGCCATGTTCGGCCTGGCGGAAAAGCGCGAGGAAATCTGGCTGCCGGACGCGCAGGAACCGATCCTGCTGGACCATCGGACACCGGAGCTGCAGCTGGTGCAGCGGGTGCGCGACGAGGCGCACCGGTTCGGCATCATCCACCACCGGACGCTGCGCGGCAAGGCCTCCATCCACTCCCAGCTGGAGGACATTCCGGGCATCGGCCCGGCCCGGCGGAAGGCGCTGCTGAAGGCCTTCGGCAGCCTGAAGGCCATCCGGCAGGCGAGCCGGGAGGAACTGCTGGCGGTGAAGGGAATGAACGCGGCGGCCGCGGACGCGGTGCTGAATGCCGGGAAGTGAAAAACTCAGGCTTGCCACCGCTTCCTGTTCATGCGATAATATATTGTTGGCCCGGATTCAGCAGGAAACCGGGCGGACAGGAAGGACGGAGAACGTATGGCGACCGCGCTTTGGGTGAAGACCATCCGGCACCACCGGACCGACAGGCAGGCGACCGTTCCGTGCACCCGGGGCGACGCGCACGGGGCGCTGCGGGAGGCCTGCCACGAACTGGACCTGCCGGAACCGATCTGGCTGGACAAGAACGAGCGGGAATGGGAAGAATTCGGCATGACGCGGTTCCTGCCGGACGCCTTCTTTGAGACCGTACCGTTTGAGCGCATCGAGATTGAGTTTATCGATCCGGACGCGCCGAAAAAGAAGAACCGCGACCCGAGAAACGCATTCTGAGGGAGATACGTATGAATGAGACTGTGAGCCGCCTGCTGGACGCGTACCGGGCGGAATTTACCGAAAAGCTGCGGGAATGGGTCCGGATCCCGTCGGTACAGGGAGAGGCAGAGGACGGAGCGCCCTTCGGGAAGGAAGTCCGCCATATGCTGGACGCCGCCGAGGCGGACGCGAAGGCGATGGGCTTCCCGGTGCGGGATTTTGACGGATATGCCTGCGATATCACGCTGGGGGACCGGCCAGAGATGATCGCCGTGCTGGGCCACCTGGACGTGGTGCCGGCCGGGGACGGCTGGAATTATCCGCCCTTCGGCGCGGAAATGGACGGGACGCGGATCTACGGGCGGGGAACCAGCGATGACAAGGGCCCCGCGCTGGCGTCGCTGTACGCGATGCGCGCGATCCGCGAGGCGGGAATCCCGCTGAAGAAGAGCATCCGCCTGATCCTGGGCTGCAATGAGGAAACCGACTGGAAGGACATGGAGTGGTATTCCGCCCACGCGGAGATCCCCGCGGTCGGGTTCAGCCCGGACGCCTCCTTCCCGGTAATCAATACGGAAAAGGCGATTATCCACCTGCGCTTTACCGCGCCGGAGACCGGCAGCGGCCTGCAGGTGGTCGAAATGTCCACGGGCGAACGCCCGAACGTCATCCCCGGGGAATGCACCGCCGTGGTGCGGGGCGGGGAGGAGCTGGCCGGGAAGGTCCGGACCTGGGGCCTGGAGAAGAACCTGCCGGTGAACGCAGAAGTAGTGCCGGAAGGCGTCCGCATCACCGCGGAAGGCATCCCGGGACACTCCGCTTATCCGGAAGGCCGGCGCAACGCGATCGGCATGATGATCTGCCTGCTGCGTGACCTGGGGGCGGAAGGCCCGCTGAAGGTGCTGGCGGACGCCGTGGGGATGACCCATGACGGAAGCGGCCTCGGATGTGCCTGCAGCGACGAGGTCTCCGGACCGCTGACCTGCAACATGGGCATCCTGCACCTGAAGGACGGCGCATGGACGGGCACGCTGGACATGCGCTGCCCGGTGAACGCGGACCTGCCCGCGCTGCGGGACGCTGCGAAGGCGCACCTGCCCGGGTTTGAGGTGGAAACGCTGGAGATGAAGCCGGCCCACCATGTGCCCGCGGACAGCGAGCTGGTGACCCAGCTGCTGGCAGCCTACGAGGAGGAGACCGGCCTGCCGGGCGAGACGATCGCCACCGGCGGCGGCACCTACGCGAAGGTGCTGAGCCAGGGCGTCGCCTTCGGCGCGACGTTCCCGGACGACGAGGACCTGGCGCACCAGGCCAATGAATACGCGGACATGGACCGCCTGGTCACCGCCGCGAAGATTTACGCGAATGCCCTGATCCGGCTGGCCGGGGATTAAGAACGAACGAATCGGAATGAGGTAGACAGACCATGATCACAGTAAGCAACGTATCCCTGACATTTGGCGGGCAGAAGCTTTTCTCCGGCGCCGACCTGAAGTTCCTGCCGGGCAACTGCTACGGCATCATCGGCGCGAACGGAGCCGGGAAATCCACGTTCCTGAAGATCCTGAGCGGCGAGCTGGAGCCGACCACCGGCTCGGTGACCATTCCGCCGAACGAGCGGATGAGCACCCTGAAGCAGGACCAGTTCATGTATGACGAGTATCCGGTGATGGATACGGTGATCATGGGCAACCAGCGGCTGTACGACATCATGAAGGAAAAGGACGCGCTGTACGCCAAGCCGGATTTCAGCGAAGCGGACGGCGAGAAAGCCGCGGAGCTGGAAGGCGAGTTCGCCGAAATGGACGGCTGGAACGCGGAAAGCGACGCCGCGACGCTGCTGACCGGCCTGGGAATCCCCGCGGACGAGCACTACACGCAGATGGCGGACCTGCAGGCGGGCGACAAGTTCAAGGTGCTGCTGGCGCAGGCGCTGTTCGGCAACCCGGACATCCTGCTGCTGGACGAACCGACGAACAACCTGGACAACCGCTCCGTGGCGTGGCTGGAGGAGTTCCTGATGGATTTCCCCGGCACCCTGATCGTGGTGAGCCATGACCGGTGGTTCCTGAACAACATCTGCACCCACATCGTGGATATCGACTACAACCAGGTGAAGCTGTACGTCGGCAACTATGACTTCTGGTATGAATCCAGCAAGATCATGCAGGCGCTGATGAACGACCAGAAAAAGCGCCGCGAGGACAAGATCCGCGAGCTGCAGGCCTTCATCCAGCGGTTCTCCAGCAACAAGTCGAAGGCGAAGCAGGCCACCAGCCGCCGCAAGCTGCTGGACCAGCTGACCATCGAGCAGATGCCGGCTTCCAGCCGGCGGTATCCCTGGGTGAGCTTCACGCCCGACCGGGAAGCCGGCAAGGACATCCTGCAGGTGACCGGCCTGAACTACACACAGGACGGCGTGCAGCTGCTGAAGGACGTTTCCTTCCTGGTGACGAAGGGGCAGAAGATCGCCCTGGTCGGCAACGAGCAGGCGCAGACCGCGCTGTTCCGCATCCTGGCGGAGGAAATCCAGCCGGACAGCGGCACCGTGAAGTGGGGCGTGACGATCAGCACCAGCTATTTCCCGAAGGACAACAGCAAGTACTTCGACGGCTGCGACATGACGATGATGCAGTGGTTTGCCCAGTACTCCCCGGAACAGCTGGAGACCTACATGCGCGGCTTCCTTGGCCGGATGCTCTTCAGCGGAGACGACGTGTACAAGCCCGTGAACGTGCTGTCCGGCGGTGAGAAGGTCCGCTGCATGCTGAGCCGCATGATGCTCTCCGGTGCGAACTTCCTGATGCTGGACCAGCCGACCAACCACCTGGACCTGGAATCCATCACCGCCGTGAACAACGGCTTGATCAACTTCCCCGGCAACGTGATTTTCACGAGCCAGGACCACCAGTTCATCAGCACGGTGGCGGACCGGATCATCGAAATCCGGGATGACGGAACCATCGCCGACTACCTGTGCAACTATGAGGAATACCTGGAGAAAGTCAAGGAAACGTTTGCGCCCATTAAGTAAGTATGCTATACTGCCCACATATGGCCGCCCGGTTGTCCGGTGCGTGCCGGACGAATGCATGGATGGAGGTAATTGCCCATGAAGTTCGGTCATTTTGACGACAAAGCGCGGGAGTACGTGATTGAAACGCCCCGGACACCGTATCCCTGGATCAACTACCTGGGATGTGAGAAGTTCTTCGGAATCATCAGCAACACCGCCGGCGGCTACTGCTTCTACCGCGACGCCCGCCTGCGCCGGATTACCCGGTACCGCTACAACAATATGCCGGTGGACAACGGCGGACGCTATTTCTACATCAATGACAACGGCACCGTCTGGAATCCCGGATGGAAGCCTGTGAAGACCGAGCTGGATGAGTATTCCTGCCGCCACGGCATGGGCTATACGATCATCACCGGCAAAAAGAACGGCCTGAAGGCGAGCCAGAAGAGCTTTGTTCCGATGGGCTTTGACGCGGAAGTGCACCAGGTTTCCCTGGCGAACGAAAGCGACAGCGCGAAGGACGTCATCCTGACCAGCTTTGTGGAGTTCTGCCTGTGGAACGCGCAGGACGACATGCTGAACTTCCAGCGCAACTTCTCCACCGGCGAGGTGGAGGTGGAGGACGGCGTGGTCTACCACAAGACCGAGTACCGCGAGCGCCGGAACCACTATTCCTTCTATGCCGTGAACGTGCCGGTGGACGGCTTCGACACGGACATGGAAACCTTCCTGGGCATGTACAACGGGTTTGACGCCCCTCAGGCCGTTTTCAGCGGAAAGATGGGCAATTCCGTCGCGTCCGGCTGGCAGCCCATGGCGGCGCACCAGATCAGGGTGCACCTGGAAAAGGGCGAGGAAAAGAAATTCAACTTCGTGCTGGGCTATGTGGAGCTCCCGGTCGAAGAGAAATGGGAAAAGAAGGGCATCATCAACAAGAAGCCCGCGAAGGCCATGCTGGCCCAGCTGTCTACGGACGAGCAGATCGACAAGGCCTTCAATGACCTGAAGGCGCACTGGGACAACCTGCTGAGCGCGTATGTGCTGAAGGCGTCCGAGGAGAAGCTGAACCGGATGGTGAACATCTGGAATCCCTACCAGTGCATGGTGACCTTCAACATGAGCCGGAGCACCTCCATGTTCGAGAGCGGCATCGGCCGCGGCATGGGCTTCCGCGATTCCAGCCAGGACCTGCTGGGCTTTGTGCACCAGATTCCGGAGCGCGCCCGCGAACGGATCCTGGACATCGCTGCGACCCAGTTCCGGGACGGCGGATGCTACCACCAGTACCAGCCCCTGACCAAGAAGGGCAACAACGACATCGGCGGCGGCTTCAACGATGACCCGCTGTGGCTGATTGCCGGCACGGCTGCCTACATCAAGGAGACGGGCGATTTCGCCATCCTGGATGAGCCGACCCCCTATGACTGCAATCCGGATGACTGCGGCACGCTGCTGGAGCACCTGGAAGCGAGCTTCATGCACGTGGTGAACAACCGCGGACCGCACAAGCTGCCCCTGATCGGCCGCGCCGACTGGAACGACTGCCTGAACCTGAACTGCTATTCCGATACGCCGGATGAAAGCTTCCAGACCTTCTCGAACCCGAACGCGCCGGACGAGCGCGTGGCGGAATCCGTGCTGATTGCCGGCATGTTCGTCTCCATCGGGCCGGAGCTGGTGGCCATCGAGCGTATGAAGGGTGACAACGCCAAGGCCGATAAGTACCAGGCGGACATCAACGAGATGATCCAGGCCGTGGAAAAGGACGGCTGGGACGGCGAATGGTTCGTCCGCGCGTACGACGCCATGGGCCATAAGGTCGGCAGCAATGAGTGCGAGGAAGGCAAGATCTTCATCGAATCCCAGGGCTACTGCGTGATGGCCGGTATCGGTGTGGAGAACGGCAAGGCGGAGAAGGCGCTGCAGAGCGTCCACGAGCGGCTGGAAACGAAGCACGGCATCGTGCTGCAGCAGCCTGCCTACAGCGAGTACCACATCGAGCTGGGCGAAGTGAGCTCCTACCCGCCGGGATACAAGGAAAACGCCGGTATTTTCTGCCACAACAACCCGTGGATCATCGCCGCGGAGACTGTGGTGGGACACGGTGACCGGGCCTTCGATCTGTACAGCCGCATCGCTCCCGCCTGGCGCGAGGAGATTTCCGAGCTGCACAAGGTGGAGCCCTATGTGTACAGCCAGATGATCGCCGGCAAGGACGCGAAGAACTTCGGCCAGGCCAAGAACAGCTGGCTGACCGGTACGGCCGCGTGGAACTTCTACGTGATCAGCAACTACATCCTGGGCATCAAGCCCGACTGGAACGGCCTGAAGATCGATCCGTGCATCCCGCACACCTGGGACGGATATACGGTCAGCCGCCGGTTCCGCGGCGCGGTCTACGACGTGGAGATCAAAAACCCGAAGCACGTGTGCCGCGGCGTGAAGGAAGTCACCGTGGACGGAAAGAAGACGGAAGGCAATGTGCTGCCGGTCTTCGCCGACGGAAAGAACCACAAGGTGGAAGTCATCCTCGGATAAGTGGAAAACCAACCCCGAACCATCATCAGCGCCCGCCGCAGACCGCGGCGGGCGCTTTTGGACGGATTCCCGCACAATGACATGAAGAAAGCCCCGGCAGAACTGCCGGGGCCCCTTTATATAGGAGGTTGACTCTGGATGGCTTGGGATTATTCGCCGAGGAAGGCCTTCAGCTGGGCGTTGGCTTCGTCCACGACCTTCTGCATTCCGGCACCTTCCAGCTTGGAGAGGAGCTCGGGCAGCTTTTCGTCCACGTCCACCGCGCCGGTGCACAGGCTCAGGGAGTAGGCTTCCTTGATGTTGGCGATCTGGGCGATTTCGGTTTCAACGGGCTTGCTGTCGAAGGTGAAGCCGTAGATCGGAAGCTTCTTGGAGCCGGCATAGAACTCAGCGAACCGCTGCTGGAAGTCAGCGCCCTGACCCTTCTGCGGGGGCAGCAGGGTGACGTTGCCCAGGCCGTTGGTCCAGGGGGAGTAGGTGGAACGGGCATCGGTGAATTCAACTTCACCCGCGTCGTTCAGGTTGTAGTGGATGCCTTCCACGCCGTAGTTCATCAGGGTCATGACATAGGGATCGGTGTTCAGCAGGTTCAGGAACTTCATGGCCTCGACCGGATGCTCGCTGTTGGCGGAAATCGCCATCATGGCGCCCTGGACGGAGGTGTTGTCGATGTAGGGGGCATCGGTGGTCATCACGTAGGCGACCTGGATGCCGCGCTGCTCGGAAGTGGTGAACTCATAGCCGTAGAGGGAAACTTCGGAAGAGATCAGGTAGTTCGCGGTGTTCTGGGCATTGCGCCAGGTATCGGTCGCGGTTTCGCCGATGGCGATGGCGGGATCGATGTAGCCGGCCAGGTAGTATTCACGCATCTGCTTGGCGAACTTCTCGAACTCGGGGGTCGCGAACTTGTTGAAGATCACGTTGCCGTAGGCACCGGGGGTGGAAACGTCTTCGGTGTTCATGTAGTAGCTCAGCAGGCCGTTGGCATCGCCGGTGACGATGGGCGTTCCGGTGACATAGCGTTCCACGACAGCGCCTTCAAAGATGAAGGGGTAGAAGACCTTTCCGTCTTTTTCCTCGCCGGCCTTCACGGTCGCGAAGATGTCATTCCAGCCGTAGAAGCCGGCCTTTTCCACGTCTTCCAGGGTGTAGCCGTATTTCTCGAGCAGGGTGACGTTGACGTCCCAGGTGTTCATGGTGGCAAAATCCTTGAAGCCGGGAACCGCGTAGATGCCCTTTTCTCCATCGGGACCTTCGGTCAAGGCGCCTTCAAACAGCAGCTCGGGCAGGACGGTCTTCAGCTCCGCACCGTACTCGGCGAGCAGGTCGTCTTCCGGGTCATCCAGGCGGACGTAGGCGCCCTTCTTGGCGTAGGGAGCATACTCGTTCGCGGTCCAGGAGCAGGTGAACAGGATGTCGTATTCGGAACTTCCGGAGTTCACCGCGTTCTGGGCGGTCTGGTCAAAGTTGCCCCAGGTTCCCCAGGTGGGAACGATGGAGACGCCGATCTTTTCGTTCAGGTAAGCATTCAGCTTTTCGAGGACGGCGGCGTCATCAGTGACGTTGTTGCCTTCCAGCAGGATGGTGATTTCCACGGGGGAATCCGCCATTGCCGGGACCAGGGAGAGCAGCATCATGGCTGCCAGGATGAGGGCCAGGAACTTCTTCATAACAGTACCTCCAAATAAGATTTTGTATTTGCAAGCAGCGGCAGGACCACCGCTGTTCTTACCGGGGATTAATCGCAACCTCAATCGGCGCAACTCCGCACTGCGGAGATTGCTTGTTTCGGTTGAATTCAGAACCGATGAAATATCCGCCACAGGCGGTCATCGGTTCTTCATCCCTTGACCGATCCTATCGTCAGTCCGGCCACCACATAGCGCTGGAAGAAGGGGTAGGCGCAGGCGATGGGCAGGACGATGAACACGACGACGGCCATCCGCATGGTCTGGCTCGGGAGCGCCGCGATGGCGGACGCGCCGGAGGCGCCGATCATCGAGGAGTTGCGGGCCAGGAACTCGGCGTTGCGCTGCATCTCCATCAGCAGGTACTGCAGGGGATACAGGTCGCGCTTGGTGACATACAGCAGGCACAGGAACCATTCGTTCCAGTAGGCCAGGGCGGTCAGCAGGGCCACGGTGGCGATGCCGGGTTTGACGATCGGCAGGATGATGCGCACCAGGGTGGTGTATTCGCCGCTTCCGTCGATTGTGGACGCTTCGATCAGGTCGAAGGGAACCGACGTCTGGAAGAAGGTGCGCATGATGATGATATTGAACGGGCTCACCAGCATCGGGACGATCAGGGCCGCGTAGTTGTTGCCCATGCCCAGCAGGTTGCGGCAGATGATGTAGGTGGGGATCAGGCCGCCGCCGAAGATCATCGTGAAGAAGCTGAGGAAGCTGAAGAACCCGCGGAGCTTGTAGTCCTTCCGGAACAGGGGGTAGGCGTACAGGACGCACATGCTGACGCTGAGCACCGTACCGACGATCGTGATAAAGAAGCTGTTGAAATAGCTGCGCCAGAGCGCGTCACCCAGGTTGAACACCTGTTTGTAGGCATCCAGGGACAGGGCGGCGGGAGTGAAGGAATAACCGATCTGCCGGATGCTGTCCTCCGAGGAGAAGGAAATGATGATGACGAAGATGAACGGGATGATACAGGCCAGGGCAAAAACGCCCAGGATCAGGTGAAAAACGCTTTCGGTTTTCCGGCTGATCATGTTCAGGCGGAAGGCGCCGGCTTTTTTCTTCACTGCGGTCGTCATGACGTTTCCTCCTTCCTTTATTACAGTGTTTAAAACAAGCTGCTATCCGAATCCAGTTTCCGGACAATCCCGTTGGCGGCCATGATGCATACGAAGCCGACCAGGTTCTGCAGGAAGCCGGCCGCGGTACTCATGCCGACGTTGCCGGTGGAAGTGTAGGCGCGGTATACGTAGGTATCGACCACCTGGGTGACCGGGAACAGCGGCGCGGAGTTCATTGGGACGGACCAGAAGAGGCCGAAGTCTGCGTTGAAGATCTTGCCGACGTTCATGATCAGCAGGATGATGATCATGGGCTTCAGGTGGGGCAGGGTGACATGGATCACCTGCTGCCACTTGGTGGCACCGTCCACGGAGGCCGCCTCATACTGCGTGCGGTCGATGCCCGTGATCGCGCTGAGGTAGAGCACGGTGGAATAACCGGTGTTCTTCCAGATGGAGCAGATGGTGAGGATGTACGGCCAGTAGCCCGGTGAGTTGTACCAGTCGACCACGTCGCCCCCGGCGGCCCGCTGCGCGCGGACGATCATGCCGTTGGTCGGATCCAGGAAGGCGAACAGGAAGTAGGAAACAACGACCCAGCTGAGGAAGTAGGGGAAGAACATCATGGTCTGGTAGGTCTTGGCCAGGAATTTCCGCGTCAGCTCGCTCATCATGATGGCGAAGGCGACGGAGATCAGCAGGCCCAGTACGATCCACAGGGCGTTGTAGCCGATGGTGTTGCGGATCATGGTGACGCTCTCGCTGGTGAAAAGGAACTGGAAGTTTTTCAGCCCGACCCAGGGACTCTTCAGCAGGTTCATCGGGAACGGGATCTTCCGCGTCGGCAGCTTGTAGTCCAGGAAGGACATCATGATGCCGAACATGGGAAGGTACCGGATCAGCAGCAGCCAGATGGTGGCCGGCAGCATCATCGTGGTGAGCCAGAATGTTTTCTTCCGGGAAGCGGAAGGGGTGCGGCGCATGCGGAGATCGGCCTGGCGGGCTTTTGTTTGCAGCGTGGACATGGAACCATTTGCCTCCTCTCCGTAGTGCCTGGTTTTGCTTTGTCCTATCTGGTACCTGAATTCTACAAAAAAGACAGGAGCCGTGTCATTATCTCCGTTTGTGAATTCTTGCCTCCGGTTGTTGTGTTGGCAAAACCGGACAATTGGGTATTGAAAACCGCCGGAATCTGCGATACCCTAACATCAGAAAACAGAACAGGAGTGTGGGAATATGCTGATCCGGAATGCCCGGCTTTATATAGGAAATGATTTCGAAAA
It encodes the following:
- a CDS encoding sugar ABC transporter permease, with product MRRTPSASRKKTFWLTTMMLPATIWLLLIRYLPMFGIMMSFLDYKLPTRKIPFPMNLLKSPWVGLKNFQFLFTSESVTMIRNTIGYNALWIVLGLLISVAFAIMMSELTRKFLAKTYQTMMFFPYFLSWVVVSYFLFAFLDPTNGMIVRAQRAAGGDVVDWYNSPGYWPYILTICSIWKNTGYSTVLYLSAITGIDRTQYEAASVDGATKWQQVIHVTLPHLKPMIIILLIMNVGKIFNADFGLFWSVPMNSAPLFPVTQVVDTYVYRAYTSTGNVGMSTAAGFLQNLVGFVCIMAANGIVRKLDSDSSLF
- a CDS encoding ABC transporter substrate-binding protein is translated as MKKFLALILAAMMLLSLVPAMADSPVEITILLEGNNVTDDAAVLEKLNAYLNEKIGVSIVPTWGTWGNFDQTAQNAVNSGSSEYDILFTCSWTANEYAPYAKKGAYVRLDDPEDDLLAEYGAELKTVLPELLFEGALTEGPDGEKGIYAVPGFKDFATMNTWDVNVTLLEKYGYTLEDVEKAGFYGWNDIFATVKAGEEKDGKVFYPFIFEGAVVERYVTGTPIVTGDANGLLSYYMNTEDVSTPGAYGNVIFNKFATPEFEKFAKQMREYYLAGYIDPAIAIGETATDTWRNAQNTANYLISSEVSLYGYEFTTSEQRGIQVAYVMTTDAPYIDNTSVQGAMMAISANSEHPVEAMKFLNLLNTDPYVMTLMNYGVEGIHYNLNDAGEVEFTDARSTYSPWTNGLGNVTLLPPQKGQGADFQQRFAEFYAGSKKLPIYGFTFDSKPVETEIAQIANIKEAYSLSLCTGAVDVDEKLPELLSKLEGAGMQKVVDEANAQLKAFLGE
- a CDS encoding carbohydrate ABC transporter permease; the encoded protein is MTTAVKKKAGAFRLNMISRKTESVFHLILGVFALACIIPFIFVIIISFSSEDSIRQIGYSFTPAALSLDAYKQVFNLGDALWRSYFNSFFITIVGTVLSVSMCVLYAYPLFRKDYKLRGFFSFLSFFTMIFGGGLIPTYIICRNLLGMGNNYAALIVPMLVSPFNIIIMRTFFQTSVPFDLIEASTIDGSGEYTTLVRIILPIVKPGIATVALLTALAYWNEWFLCLLYVTKRDLYPLQYLLMEMQRNAEFLARNSSMIGASGASAIAALPSQTMRMAVVVFIVLPIACAYPFFQRYVVAGLTIGSVKG
- a CDS encoding glycosyl transferase — translated: MKFGHFDDKAREYVIETPRTPYPWINYLGCEKFFGIISNTAGGYCFYRDARLRRITRYRYNNMPVDNGGRYFYINDNGTVWNPGWKPVKTELDEYSCRHGMGYTIITGKKNGLKASQKSFVPMGFDAEVHQVSLANESDSAKDVILTSFVEFCLWNAQDDMLNFQRNFSTGEVEVEDGVVYHKTEYRERRNHYSFYAVNVPVDGFDTDMETFLGMYNGFDAPQAVFSGKMGNSVASGWQPMAAHQIRVHLEKGEEKKFNFVLGYVELPVEEKWEKKGIINKKPAKAMLAQLSTDEQIDKAFNDLKAHWDNLLSAYVLKASEEKLNRMVNIWNPYQCMVTFNMSRSTSMFESGIGRGMGFRDSSQDLLGFVHQIPERARERILDIAATQFRDGGCYHQYQPLTKKGNNDIGGGFNDDPLWLIAGTAAYIKETGDFAILDEPTPYDCNPDDCGTLLEHLEASFMHVVNNRGPHKLPLIGRADWNDCLNLNCYSDTPDESFQTFSNPNAPDERVAESVLIAGMFVSIGPELVAIERMKGDNAKADKYQADINEMIQAVEKDGWDGEWFVRAYDAMGHKVGSNECEEGKIFIESQGYCVMAGIGVENGKAEKALQSVHERLETKHGIVLQQPAYSEYHIELGEVSSYPPGYKENAGIFCHNNPWIIAAETVVGHGDRAFDLYSRIAPAWREEISELHKVEPYVYSQMIAGKDAKNFGQAKNSWLTGTAAWNFYVISNYILGIKPDWNGLKIDPCIPHTWDGYTVSRRFRGAVYDVEIKNPKHVCRGVKEVTVDGKKTEGNVLPVFADGKNHKVEVILG
- a CDS encoding M20 family metallopeptidase, giving the protein MNETVSRLLDAYRAEFTEKLREWVRIPSVQGEAEDGAPFGKEVRHMLDAAEADAKAMGFPVRDFDGYACDITLGDRPEMIAVLGHLDVVPAGDGWNYPPFGAEMDGTRIYGRGTSDDKGPALASLYAMRAIREAGIPLKKSIRLILGCNEETDWKDMEWYSAHAEIPAVGFSPDASFPVINTEKAIIHLRFTAPETGSGLQVVEMSTGERPNVIPGECTAVVRGGEELAGKVRTWGLEKNLPVNAEVVPEGVRITAEGIPGHSAYPEGRRNAIGMMICLLRDLGAEGPLKVLADAVGMTHDGSGLGCACSDEVSGPLTCNMGILHLKDGAWTGTLDMRCPVNADLPALRDAAKAHLPGFEVETLEMKPAHHVPADSELVTQLLAAYEEETGLPGETIATGGGTYAKVLSQGVAFGATFPDDEDLAHQANEYADMDRLVTAAKIYANALIRLAGD
- a CDS encoding ABC-F family ATP-binding cassette domain-containing protein, with the protein product MITVSNVSLTFGGQKLFSGADLKFLPGNCYGIIGANGAGKSTFLKILSGELEPTTGSVTIPPNERMSTLKQDQFMYDEYPVMDTVIMGNQRLYDIMKEKDALYAKPDFSEADGEKAAELEGEFAEMDGWNAESDAATLLTGLGIPADEHYTQMADLQAGDKFKVLLAQALFGNPDILLLDEPTNNLDNRSVAWLEEFLMDFPGTLIVVSHDRWFLNNICTHIVDIDYNQVKLYVGNYDFWYESSKIMQALMNDQKKRREDKIRELQAFIQRFSSNKSKAKQATSRRKLLDQLTIEQMPASSRRYPWVSFTPDREAGKDILQVTGLNYTQDGVQLLKDVSFLVTKGQKIALVGNEQAQTALFRILAEEIQPDSGTVKWGVTISTSYFPKDNSKYFDGCDMTMMQWFAQYSPEQLETYMRGFLGRMLFSGDDVYKPVNVLSGGEKVRCMLSRMMLSGANFLMLDQPTNHLDLESITAVNNGLINFPGNVIFTSQDHQFISTVADRIIEIRDDGTIADYLCNYEEYLEKVKETFAPIK